The following proteins are co-located in the Diorhabda carinulata isolate Delta chromosome 4, icDioCari1.1, whole genome shotgun sequence genome:
- the LOC130893420 gene encoding uncharacterized protein LOC130893420 isoform X4: protein MSGEYYGAEQPKFYDHNYGAISPHSKNDTPGPDIRLNDVFNPTEGTSGQRIIDSELIADKSCVGNNYSKKKSKDLKGSIRKQASSQLIRKCVKVDRKINSAVCSKSFSATKNKMYPIMKSRGNAKLVEIFHNREAKNSDSEECQINKQMNPDGDHKNKHSDVPILELSNDPQQNIPLTRSNTIRLCQNVLQDEYCFCQEARRSDSYRKNYELPTIASRMKQVAKTYLSTFSFKTMVSKLVGGKVSNEKVTPKKAIPFCAAISTSPSHNIGINIQQVMNILKNRQPVNGISPTLAHNIGLAAERLNSKPLSTLVTTINSNTCYLKPQQCPLSKCKLNYQYLQDLAKSIPEETVEEVEGEDQQPEIKTLFITGPSGDVAVKCQNFPQWSVDPSENNLCTCVPNAGADTNYNSNKILRKSGTVISSQMSIAQKTKDLSSSLKIEKRPHTTQPISSAQHNMFEGKERSLKIVLTHLHDEFEALNKQYEELSRKAIESDSPEMKQLESLESVLVKKEEEICMVMNLCQEVIALKQQIKTLKQNNSQCNVPQDRKDNENSSNCQDFNNPRAAFHLTKLLKQIQTYQLKYKNGVGA from the exons acGTATTCAATCCAACTGAGGGTACGTCTGGCCAACGTATAATAGATTCCGAATTAATAGCGGACAAATCTTGCGTGGGTAACAACTATTCGAAGAAAAAATCAAAGGATCTCAAAGGATCTATAAGGAAACAAGCATCGAGTCAATTGATTAGGAAATGCGTTAAAGTAGATAGGAAAATCAACAGTGCTGTTTGTAGCAAATCTTTTTCCGcgacaaaaaacaaaatgtatccTATTATGAAATCTAGAGGTAACG CCAAACTagtagaaatatttcataacaGAGAAGCCAAAAATAGTGATTCAGAGGAATGCCagataaataaacaaatgaatcCAGACGGCGaccataaaaataaacattccgATGTACCAATTTTGGAACTTTCAAATGACCCTCAGCAAAATATTCCTCTTACGCGTAGTAACACTATAAGATTGTGTCAGAATGTTCTACAAGACGAGTACTGCTTTTGCCAAGAAGCACGTAGAAGTGATAGTTATCGAAAGAACTATGAATTACCTACAATCGCTTCCCGAATGAAACAAGTTGCTAAGACATACCTGAGTACTTTTAGTTTCAAG ACGATGGTTAGTAAACTTGTTGGAGGAAAAGTATCTAATGAAAAAGTGACTCCTAAAAAG GCAATACCATTCTGCGCAGCTATCTCTACAAGTCCTAGCCACAATATTGGAATTAATATCCAACaagttatgaatattttaaagaataggCAACCGGTGAATGGAATCTCACCCACTTTAGCTCACAATATTGGATTAGCTGCGGAACGATTGAATAGTAAACCGTTATCAACTTTGGTGACCACAATTAACTCAAATACTTG TTATCTGAAACCACAGCAGTGTCCATTATCTAAATGCAAATTAAATTATCAGTATCTACAGGACTTGGCTAAAAGCATTCCAGAAGAAACAGTCGAAGAGGTCGAAGGTGAAGATCAACAGCCCGAAATCAAAACACTTTTCATCACAG GTCCGTCTGGTGATGTGGCtgtgaaatgtcaaaatttcccACAATGGTCAGTGGATCcttcagaaaataatttatgtacttGTGTTCCAAATGCCGGCGCTGATACCaattataatagtaataaaatactGAGAAAATCAGGGACAGTAATTTCATCGCAAATGTCGATTGCTCAG AAAACAAAAGATTTGTCTAGCAGTTTGAAAATTGAGAAACGTCCACACACTACTCAGCCTATTTCTTCAGCCCAGCATAATATGTTCGAGGGAAAAGAGAGAAGTTTGAAAATAGTTCTCACTCATCTTCACGACGAATTTGAAGCTTTGAACAA ACAATATGAAGAATTATCCCGAAAAGCAATAGAGAGTGACAGTCCCGAAATGAAACAACTTGAATCGTTGGAATCAGTATTAGTgaaaaaagaagaggagattTGTATGGTGATGAACTTATGCCAAGAAGTAATAGCTCTTAAACAGCAAATCAAAACATTGAAGCAGAATAACAGTCAATGTAATGTTCCACAGGATAGAAAAGACAACGAAAATTCGTCCAATTGCCAGGATTTTAATAATCCGCGAGCGGCATTTCATTTAactaaattattgaaacaaatacaaacgtatcaattgaaatataaaaatgggGTAGGAgcgtga
- the LOC130893422 gene encoding uncharacterized protein LOC130893422, with protein MVKMIPFCAARSTGPSYNVGINIQQMMSSMKFQRCTKRQYPALTYNMRSSIVTFDGAPLSRLTSAINARARHIKRQRKRQYHIGFKMPRITADMNSTNEVTPQCNHESQLGSSVNEHSEPHLNRNLQFLYRSVRHIRQESPMEQDSVDQLGGSSIDVRHIDSGVNLSRCKKRICIPKSELEVLFASQEFENFDMMSESEVSIVQWIKNGDNKLKEGKEKLLKHTNYEGDNLYQQLRGDSILQGKENKLKEVLMQLHNDFEKLTKIHSELSHKMQNKEMMAGGDNEGMSKTLCDVEKELSKKEDQIIMFITLCNEVISLKQRIKYLDCVEQNYIENPKCGQSSSAFVTLSRCSSFNEYCKSNR; from the exons ATGGTTAAG ATGATACCATTTTGTGCCGCAAGGTCTACAGGACCTAGTTACAATGTAGGAATAAATATACAACAAATGATGAGTTCTATGAAATTTCAACGGTGTACAAAAAGACAGTATCCTGCTTTAACTTACAATATGAGATCATCAATCGTAACATTTGATGGAGCACCTCTGTCGAGACTGACATCAGCGATAAATGCTCGGGCTCG GCATATCAAACGACAAAGGAAACGTCAATATCACATCGGATTCAAAATGCCAAGAATTACTGCAGATATGAATTCTACTAACGAAGTTACACCACAATGTAATCATGAGTCGCAGCTTGGTTCGTCAGTAAACGAGCACTCCGAGCCTCATTTAAATAGAAATCTGCAATTCTTGTACCGAAGCGTCCGACATATTCGTCAGGAATCACCGATGGAACAAGATTCTGTTGATCAGCTGGGTG GTTCGTCCATTGATGTTCGACATATTGATAGTGGAGTTAATCTTTCGAGGTGCAAAAAAAGAATTTGTATTCCCAAATCAGAATTGGAAGTACTATTTGCTTCCcaagagtttgaaaattttgatatgatgAGTGAGTCTGAAGTTTCTATAGTTCAG TGGATAAAAAATGGGGATAATAAATTGAAGGAAGGGAAGGAAAAACTACTGAAGCATACCAATTATGAAGGAGACAACTTGTATCAGCAATTGCGAGGTGATAGTATTCTTcaaggaaaagaaaataaactgaAAGAGGTCTTAATGCAACTTCACAATGACTTTGAAAAACTCACTaa AATACACTCTGAATTATCTCACAAAATGCAGAATAAAGAAATGATGGCAGGGGGAGACAACGAAGGAATGTCGAAGACACTTTGCGATGTGGAAAAAGAATTGTCGAAAAAAGAAGATCAGATTATCATGTTCATCACTTTGTGTAATGAAGTTATTTCTCTTAAACAAAGGATCAAGTATTTAGATTGCGTGGAACAAAACTACATAGAGAATCCGAAATGTGGTCAAAGTAGTTCAGCTTTTGTTACGCTGAGTCGTTGTTCTTCTTTCAATGAATACTGCAAAAGCAATAGATGA
- the LOC130893423 gene encoding uncharacterized protein LOC130893423 has protein sequence MFAKISLAAFLVCALCTRVYGNLIDCENLRAPGELVTWIYENAPADTNLTLRVPEYDETETPISCIVFKSSAFNVEITDGGLGKNFVELYISPVDNVDDDHRHHDDDHGHHDDDDRHHHVDDDDDDDDKIYYQLNVFRQPDDE, from the exons ATGTTCGCCAAAATCTCTTTAGCAGCTTTTCTTGTATGTGCTCTGTGTACCAGAGTCTACGGTAATTTAATAGACTGTGAAAACCTCAGGGCACC tggTGAGCTCGTTACTTGGATTTATGAAAACGCTCCAGCAGATACTAATTTAACACTTAGAGTACCTGAATATGACGAAACAGAGACACCAATTTCATGTATTGTG TTCAAATCCTCTGCCTTTAATGTTGAAATAACAGATGGTGGTCTTGGTAAGAACTTTGTCGAATTGTACATCAGTCCAGTAGATAACGTCGATGATGATCATCGCCACCATGACGATGATCATGGTCATCATGACGACGACGATCGCCATCATCATgtcgacgacgacgacgacgacgatgaCAAAATTTACTATCAGTTAAACGTTTTCAGACAACCAGATGATGAATAA
- the LOC130893424 gene encoding uncharacterized protein LOC130893424, with amino-acid sequence MYTKIALAALLVCALCSRAYGNLIYCDNLKEPGELVTWIYENVPEGTNLTVRVPEYEETETPVSCIIFKSSALNVEITDGGLGKNFVELYISPVEMVEDNQLHRRDDDHHHHDDDHHHHDDDDVDDKIYYELSVYRQKDQ; translated from the exons ATGTACACCAAAATCGCTTTAGCAGCTTTACTTGTATGTGCTCTGTGCAGCAGAGCCTACGGTAATTTGATATACTGTGATAATCTCAAGGAACC tgGTGAGCTCGTTACTTGGATTTATGAAAATGTTCCAGAAGGTACTAACTTAACAGTAAGAGTACCTGAATATGAAGAAACAGAAACACCAGTTTCATGTATTATC TTCAAATCCTCTGCCCTTAATGTTGAAATAACAGACGGAGGTCTTGGTAAGAACTTTGTCGAATTGTACATCAGTCCAGTAGAGATGGTCGAGGACAATCAACTCCATCGTCGTGACGACGATCATCACCATCATGACGATGATCATCATCATCATGACGACGACGATGTTGATGACAAAATATACTATGAATTAAGCGTTTACAGACAAAAAGATCAGTGA